AAGCCGGTTGTTACACCTGAGGAAGTCATTGAAATGCAGAGGGCCATCGAGGACGTCTACGTCAGCGAGCCCATACTCGAGTACATAGTCAACATCGTTGAGATGACGAGGAGAGACAAGAGGAGCATCGAGATTGGAGCCTCCCCGAGGGGAAGCCTTGCCTTAATGAAGCTTTCCAGAGCCTACGCCGCGATTGAGGGCAGGGATTACGTGATTCCCGACGACGTGAAAGCCGTCGCCGTCCCGGCTTTGAGTCACAGGCTCATTCTCAAGCGCGAGCTCTGGTACACGAAGGTGTCGCAGGAGCAGGTAATGGAAAAGCTCCTTGAGAAGGTTCCGGTTCCCAAGTTCGAGTGAGGGGTAGGCATGGTAGGCTTCGGGGGATTTCCGTATTGGCCGTCAGTGGTTCCCGTCGGGGAGGAAGATGAGAAGCCTGAGGTTTCCCCCACTCCAAAGCTCGCCTTTTACCTGATTGCCCTCTGGGTTATCCCAATCGTTTCGTTCCTTCTCCTCCGCTGGAGCCTCGTTTACCTCGTGCTCCCCTACCTCACACTCCTGTCTGTTTCATACCTGTTCTTCAAGCCGACTGGAACCGTGGAACTGTGGCGTGTCGTCCCCCACAACCGCTTTCTTGAGGGCCAGGAAGTTGAGGTAGAGGTTCACGTGAAGACCGACTTCAAGGTGGACTACCTCTACGTTCGTGACCTCGTCCCAGACCTTGAGGTGATTGGAAAGCCAGAAAAGGTGTTCTCCCTGGAGCCGGGTGAGGAGGGGGTTCTGAAGTATCGGGTCAAGATTAAAAGGGGAATCCACAGGTTTGAGGGCTTTCACGTGTCGTACCGCGACCCCTTTGGCTTCTTCTCATCCGACAGGTTCGTTGACCACTTCACGGAGATAGTCGGAGTTCCAATCCTTTACGATGTCCAGACGCCCTACTCTACCAAGGGAACTAAAATAACGATAGGACCGCTCCCGTCTCCCCTCATCGGGGGTGGTCTCGAGTTCCACGCGATTAGAGAATACCAGCCCGGCGACCCGCTCAAGGTCATCAACTGGAAAGCCACCGCGAGAACCGGCAAGATAATGGTGAACGAGTTTGAGAGCGAGAGAAAGGTTGATGTCGTCTTCGTCGTCGATGGCTCAAAGCTCAACAAGCCCGTCTTTGACCATATGGTCCGGGCGGCCGCTTCGCTCATGCTCAACGCCCTGAACGACGGCACGAGTTTCGGCCTTCTCCTCGCCGAGAGGATTCCCCTGTGGGTTCGCGTTGACTACGGCAAGAGGCACTTCTTCAAGTGCATAGATTTTCTCAGCACCGCCCAGCCGGACGAGAACAACTACATCGCCTACCAGGTTGAGCACCTCGTGAAGACCTCCCTCCCGCCGAGGGCCCAGATAGTTTACTTCTCGCCCCTCCTGACCGAGGAGAGCAGGGAAGCCTTGAAAATCCTCGCCCGCTACGGCTACAACGTTGTCGTGATAAGCCCCAATCCCAACACCCTGTACGAGCCAAAAAGTGAAGAGGAGAAGTTTGCGATGGAACTCGTTCAGCTCAAGAGGAAGGCCATTCTCAGGAGCCTCGCGGGATACGGGATTATCATTGACTGGGACCTGAGAAAGCCACTCAAAGCTGCAATCGCGGAGGTGCTCGGCAAATGATTAGGAAACTCCTTTCAGCCGGCGTACTTTCACTGTTCGCGTTCTTCGTCTACTTGGACTTCGGTCCGGGCTTTGAGTTCCTCCTGGTACTCGGCCTTTCCCTGGTGGCACCCCTTTGGGAACCGGCCGGTTACTTTGCGCTCGCCTCTCTGGGCGTTCTCCTGGTTTATCGCTCTCTGGGTGGTTTTATCGGACTGTTGACCATAATCTTTGCCATCCAGTACGTTGAATCCCTCTACCTTGCCAGGAGGAACGCGCCCATAAGTCATTACCTGGTTCTCCTGGGGGGAACGCTCCTCGCGGTGCCGATTTATTACTTCGCCTACCTGCTGTCCATCTACACACCGAGCTTTGTGAACACAACCCTTGCGGCAATCTTTATGGTTCTACTCTACGTTCTCTTCTACATAGTCGTCAGACGCTGATGCTCCAGCTTCCCCTCTTCTTCAAAACCTCCCGCGCCCGCTCAAGGCCCATTCGCGCACACTCGTCCAGGGCCCTCCCCTTTACGAGCCCTGCCAGAAAGCCCCCTGCGAAGGCATCGCCGGCGCCGGTGGGGTCAATTTCCCCCTCAACGGGAAGTGCCGGAAACTCGTGGAAATCTCCGTCGTAAATCAGGACTCCTTTCTCTCCTCTCGTTATCACAACCAGCTCCGCCCCCCAGGAGTACAGCTCCTCGGCGGATTTCCTGACGTCATCGAGTCCTGTGATTAGCTTCGCCTCCTTCTCGTTGGGCGAAACCATGTAGCTCCTCGAGACGAGCTCCCTCACGAGGCCGGGCTTTCTCCGGTAGTCCTCGTAGTAGGTCGGGTTGAAGTCAAGGCTCACCTTCTTTCCTTCCAGCCTCTCAAGGACCTTCAACTGCTCCTCGGGCGGAATCGGGGC
The Thermococcus sp. 21S9 DNA segment above includes these coding regions:
- a CDS encoding DUF58 domain-containing protein gives rise to the protein MVGFGGFPYWPSVVPVGEEDEKPEVSPTPKLAFYLIALWVIPIVSFLLLRWSLVYLVLPYLTLLSVSYLFFKPTGTVELWRVVPHNRFLEGQEVEVEVHVKTDFKVDYLYVRDLVPDLEVIGKPEKVFSLEPGEEGVLKYRVKIKRGIHRFEGFHVSYRDPFGFFSSDRFVDHFTEIVGVPILYDVQTPYSTKGTKITIGPLPSPLIGGGLEFHAIREYQPGDPLKVINWKATARTGKIMVNEFESERKVDVVFVVDGSKLNKPVFDHMVRAAASLMLNALNDGTSFGLLLAERIPLWVRVDYGKRHFFKCIDFLSTAQPDENNYIAYQVEHLVKTSLPPRAQIVYFSPLLTEESREALKILARYGYNVVVISPNPNTLYEPKSEEEKFAMELVQLKRKAILRSLAGYGIIIDWDLRKPLKAAIAEVLGK
- a CDS encoding carbohydrate kinase family protein; translated protein: MVELVVLGHVSIDTIVFPGGGRIEMPGGAAAAVATSASLAGAKVGLVTKVGEDFPREWLEKLAQYVDIRGVQILPGKTIHIWVIYKPDGSVESPVEMGVAERMGETPIPGDYLKAKIFHVAPIPPEEQLKVLERLEGKKVSLDFNPTYYEDYRRKPGLVRELVSRSYMVSPNEKEAKLITGLDDVRKSAEELYSWGAELVVITRGEKGVLIYDGDFHEFPALPVEGEIDPTGAGDAFAGGFLAGLVKGRALDECARMGLERAREVLKKRGSWSISV